Genomic segment of Candidatus Zixiibacteriota bacterium:
AATATTGAAACATATTTAGAAAACTTACTGATGTCGTACATATTAATAGTTCGGGTATCCCGATATTGAAAAAACTTCTTTCTTTACGTTTTGGAATTTTATCATACTTTTTCAGTAATGGTTCGGGGAAAGATATTCCCGAATTAAGTATATGCACACAAACACGTTCAGCCTCAAAAAAATCCTTGTCTTTCTTACAGCCCAACAATAAAGAAGGGTATGCCATAAGGAGAAACTGTAAAATCTCACGTCTTGTATATTTTCCCATACAATATCTGATATTATTTGATTTGACTTAATGCCTAATACAACTCAATCCTCCTCGGCAGACAAGTTAGACCACATCGAATTTATCTGCATCTTAAGAGACCCGGTCTGTTTGGAGCACAAGAACTTAAATTGATTTAAGCCACGACAAAATTACTAATATAAAAATGATCAGGAGTAATGAGGCTACAAAATATCTCGCTATTTTTGTCTTTGTGGTATTGGTTTTTGATATCCACTTGAAAAACGTCATTTTTTTTCGGATCGTTATACGCGTATCCAAAACTGAACTTATAACCACAATTGAAGCATTGCTTTGAATCATCTGAATTATTAATTCCACAACTTGGGCATACCATATTGATTCCTTTCCTATATGGAATTTCAAACTTGAAGTGAATATTACAGTAGTTCTACGGTGAAGTCAAATCTTTTCTGCTAATGCTTATTTTCTATAAACATCTGTGCTAAGGTATTTCAGACCAGAATCTACCATCAATGTTACGATTTTAGTATCCGGACCCAATCGCTCAGCTACCCGGATCGCTGCGAGGACATTTGCGCCTGATGACGTGCCCGCAAAAAGACCTTCCTCACGGGCTAAACGCCTGGCCATAGCCTTTGCGTCTTCTGTCTTAACTGCAATAATCTCATCCACCAGACTCGGATCCCAGAGTGGTGGAGTATAACCAATCCCAACCCCTTCGATTTTATGAGGTCCGGGTTGACCACCCGACAATACTGCGGATTCGGCTGGTTCGACGACTATCACTTTAATCCTGGGATTGCGCTTCTTCAACACAGTTGCTACACCCCGCGATGAAGCCGCAGTACCGACACATTGAACAAATGCATCAATTGCTCCGTTCGTTTGGTCCCAGATTTCCTCAGCCAGCGGAAAGTAGCCTGCAATGCTGTCAAGATTGTTGAGCTGATCTGTCCAGTAGGTATGAGGTCTTTTACTAAATTCTTTGGCGGCTTCAATCATATCTAAAATCAGCTTTTTTGTAGTGAGGCCGCCTTCACTCGGTATCAATGTGAGTTCCGCACCAAAAGCCGCCATCTGATTAAGCTTATCCTGACTAAAAGCGTCGGAAGTAATGATATGCAGGCGGTGCCCCTTCGCAACACAAATCAGCGCGAGTGATATGCCTGTGCTACCCCCGGTGTACTCAACAATGGTATCCCCAGGTCTTAATCGTCCTTCTTCCTCAGCCCTTGAAATCATAGCCTGTGCCATACGATCTTTCATACTGCCAGTCGGATTTTCCCATTCAAGTTTCGCAAAAACCTGCGCGCAGCCGGGTGGAACAACTTTACGTAGACGTACTAACGATGTGTTCCCAATAGCCATTAGAATGCTGCGATCAATACTCATTCCGTCTTTACTCCTATATGTTTGAATGTATCTCTTTTTGACTGATCCTACATTGAAACTTTTATCAGTTCACTAAAGTGAACTGCAAATGATTTTCTTGATTTTACCTATTCCAGTTGCTTTCAAGCAACTGACTTATAATGTTTTCCTATCCATCTGGTTTGAGCCACATTATTTTTGTCTTATCAAAGTCCATCCATACTTTTCCATAAACTCATTTACCTCATCAGTAAAAGACTTCTTAATGTGACGTTCTTCCTGCTTAAGTATGTAATCGCTCACACTCACAGCCCAGTAATCGTCCTGCCAGATAAACTTTGTATCTATTAATTTGGCTTGGTTTATCCAGAATGATGATTCACCCTTTATCAGTTGAGCAACTTTACTGGTAGTTTGATCTTTGTTGAGGGATATTAAACAGTGGGCATGGTCGTGATAGCCGTTTATGCAATCCAGCCAAATTCCCTTTGCTTCAGCATTTTGTTTAATGTGTTGAAACATTTTTTTTCTTATTTCCCCTGTTTGAAGAAATGGCTCCTTATTCTTTGTAGAGAAGACAAGATGTACCCAGACTCTTACCCAACTCATAATTTTATGTCAAGTTTTATGTGGCTAAAGCCAATTAATTTACATTTTCTTTTGTCAGTTCACTAAAGTGAACTGCAAGTGATTTTCTGATTTCCTCTATTCCAGTTGCTTTTAAGCAACTGACAAGGCTCTCAATGTTAATTCTTCGCCTTAAAGACCCAGCGCGGGGCAGAATCTATGGTCTGCCGGAGGATGAGGTTCAACTGTGCCGCATGGTGCTGGACGTGGCGCATATTGAATAGAAGTAACTCCGCCACGCTTAAGTCAACCGTTCCGAAGGACCAGCGTTGACGAGCTTTCTCGTCTGTCAGAGCTTCAATCGTCCTTCGGCACTTGTTGCGGCCATGCTCAAGATAGGATTGAAGCTCGTCTTTGGTATACGGACGCTCGGGAATAATCCCGGCCGGGTCCATCTCCTCAAGCGTGAAAGGAGCCGGGGGAGCAAATCCTTTAGCCGAGTCGGACAGGTTAAAGTCGAGCCAGAAGAGCGTGTGATAAACGATATACCAGAACTCCGGCCGCCGCGAGCGGTCGCTCCATACCTCGTCCGGACAAGCGACCAGGGCATTTTCCAGCATGTCAATCGCAGCCCCGAACTGCTGCCAGACAACTTTTTTCCAGAAATTATCCATTTGAAGGTTCCAGGATTTCTTGATCCGCCTCAGGTGGATCGCAACGTCCTAACTAAAAGAGTATTTATCGTTACTTTGCGGTGAACTCTGAATAGCCCTGCTTTAA
This window contains:
- a CDS encoding DinB family protein, with protein sequence MDNFWKKVVWQQFGAAIDMLENALVACPDEVWSDRSRRPEFWYIVYHTLFWLDFNLSDSAKGFAPPAPFTLEEMDPAGIIPERPYTKDELQSYLEHGRNKCRRTIEALTDEKARQRWSFGTVDLSVAELLLFNMRHVQHHAAQLNLILRQTIDSAPRWVFKAKN
- a CDS encoding cysteine synthase family protein; translated protein: MSIDRSILMAIGNTSLVRLRKVVPPGCAQVFAKLEWENPTGSMKDRMAQAMISRAEEEGRLRPGDTIVEYTGGSTGISLALICVAKGHRLHIITSDAFSQDKLNQMAAFGAELTLIPSEGGLTTKKLILDMIEAAKEFSKRPHTYWTDQLNNLDSIAGYFPLAEEIWDQTNGAIDAFVQCVGTAASSRGVATVLKKRNPRIKVIVVEPAESAVLSGGQPGPHKIEGVGIGYTPPLWDPSLVDEIIAVKTEDAKAMARRLAREEGLFAGTSSGANVLAAIRVAERLGPDTKIVTLMVDSGLKYLSTDVYRK
- a CDS encoding transposase; protein product: MSWVRVWVHLVFSTKNKEPFLQTGEIRKKMFQHIKQNAEAKGIWLDCINGYHDHAHCLISLNKDQTTSKVAQLIKGESSFWINQAKLIDTKFIWQDDYWAVSVSDYILKQEERHIKKSFTDEVNEFMEKYGWTLIRQK